The DNA region TTTCAATCGAGCGAGGTGTACGGCGGTCTGGCCAGCTGCTGGGACTACGGGCCGGTGGGTGTCGAGCTGAAGCGCAACGTCAAGGAGGCGTGGTGGCGGGACATGGTGCTGACGCGATCCGATATCGTCGGCATCGATTGCGCCATCCTTATGCATCCCCGCGTCTGGGAGGCTTCCGGCCACGTGCAGGGATTTACCGACCCGCTGGTGGATTGCAAGAAGTGCAAGACGCGCTTTCGAGCCGACCACATCGACGAGGCCCGCTGCCCGGAGAAACCCAGCAAGCGGCCGGGCGAGTGCGGCGGCGAACTGACCGAGGCGCGCCAGTTCAATCTGATGTTCAGGACGTTCATGGGCCCGGTCGAGGATACCGCCAGCACGGTGTTCATGCGGCCGGAAACCGCGCAGGGGATCTTCGTGAACTTCCTCAATGTCATGAACTCCTCCCGGCAACGGATTCCGTTCGGGATCGCGCAGATCGGCAAGTCTTTTCGCAACGAGATCACCCCCGGCAATTTCCTGTTCCGCACCCGCGAGTTCGAGCAAATGGAGATGGAGTTCTTCGTCCGTCCGGGCGAGGACGACAGGTGGTACGACTACTGGAAGGCCCAGCGCCTCGCCTGGTACCACGCTCTCGGTATTCGCAGCGAGAACCTGCGCCTGCGGGAGCACGCGGCCGACGAACTGGCGCACTACGCCAAGGGCTGCGTCGACGTCGAGTACCGGTTTCCGTTCGGCTGGTCGGAGCTGGAAGGCATTGCCAATCGTACCGACTTCGATCTGAAGCGGCACACCGAGTTCAGCGGCAAGGACCTGAGCTATTTCGAGGAGGAGACGCGCGAGCGTTTCGTGCCCTTCGTGATCGAGCCGGCCGCCGGTGCGGATCGCGCGACTCTGGCCTTCCTGGTGGACGCCTACGACGAGGACGTGGCCGAGGGCGAGGAGCGCGTCGTGTTGCGGTTCCAACCGCGCCTCGCACCCGTCAAGGCCGCCGTGCTGCCACTGCTGCGCAAGGCCGGCCAACCGGAGAAGGCGCTCGAGTTGCGCGACCTGCTCGGAAAAAGATTTCCCGTGCAATACGACCAGGCCGGATCGATCGGACGGCGCTACCGCCGTCAGGACGAGATCGGTACGCCGTACTGCATTACCGTGGATCACCAGACCATGCAGGACAGCACGGTGACGGTGCGCGACCGCGACACGATGCAACAGGAGCGCATCCCGATCGACCGTCTGGTCGACGAGCTGACCCGCCGGATCGCCGGCTGACCGCGGCGGCCGCGGGCACCGGCGCCATCTGCACTACGGAGAGGCGACTAGCATGAAGCGGAAAACCAGGGCGGCAAGAGGTTCGACAGCAACCCGGGGCGCGAAGAAGTCCCCCGCGAAGAGGGCCGGGGCACAGCCGCCGACCGCGGCGCAGAAGCGGGCGGCGGCGGGACGGAAACCCGCGAGGAAATCCGTGGCGAAGCGAGCGGTAGCCAAAGCGCGCCCGGCGGCGAAACCGACGAAGAGCGCAAGCGGCGGCAGCCGGCAGCCCCGGTACGTCTATGCCTTCGGGGGCGGGAAGGCGGACGGCAATGCCGGCATGAAGAACCTGCTCG from Candidatus Binatia bacterium includes:
- a CDS encoding glycine--tRNA ligase, with the protein product MEKVVNLAKRRGFAFQSSEVYGGLASCWDYGPVGVELKRNVKEAWWRDMVLTRSDIVGIDCAILMHPRVWEASGHVQGFTDPLVDCKKCKTRFRADHIDEARCPEKPSKRPGECGGELTEARQFNLMFRTFMGPVEDTASTVFMRPETAQGIFVNFLNVMNSSRQRIPFGIAQIGKSFRNEITPGNFLFRTREFEQMEMEFFVRPGEDDRWYDYWKAQRLAWYHALGIRSENLRLREHAADELAHYAKGCVDVEYRFPFGWSELEGIANRTDFDLKRHTEFSGKDLSYFEEETRERFVPFVIEPAAGADRATLAFLVDAYDEDVAEGEERVVLRFQPRLAPVKAAVLPLLRKAGQPEKALELRDLLGKRFPVQYDQAGSIGRRYRRQDEIGTPYCITVDHQTMQDSTVTVRDRDTMQQERIPIDRLVDELTRRIAG